In a single window of the Dreissena polymorpha isolate Duluth1 chromosome 3, UMN_Dpol_1.0, whole genome shotgun sequence genome:
- the LOC127873461 gene encoding uncharacterized protein LOC127873461, which produces MRMNEKRRGEVKCVIVGDGAVGKTSMLMSYTTGGIKMDYIPTCFDCYTVDVSVGEMQHTMSIIDTAGQETYDRLRTLSYYDTDVFVICFSVADEDSFNNVKTKWIPEIRQYRPGTPFILVGTKRDRRNSTLESSRLSAQMTSVSYENISVKDTKDVNFVSVKKAKHFSRKCGSLRYMECSALEGTGVTEVFSVAMEVAVAPVRKRPHNFILSIKSIFRKKSQSKRRLFTSKPDCFENKNI; this is translated from the exons ATGCGCATGAACGAGAAGCGGCGAGGTGAGGTGAAGTGCGTCATCGTCGGCGACGGCGCGGTCGGCAAGACGAGCATGCTGATGAGCTACACCACGGGCGGCATCAAGATGGACTACATCCCCACGTGCTTCGACTGTTACACAG TGGACGTGTCTGTTGGCGAAATGCAACACACCATGAGCATCATAGACACAGCCGGACAG GAGACTTACGATCGATTGAGGACCCTCTCGTACTACGACACCGATGTTTTCGTCATCTGCTTTTCGGTAGCAGACGAAGATTCCTTCAACAACGTTAAAACAAAATGGATTCCGGAAATACGTCAGTACCGACCGGGAACACCGTTTATTCTCGTAGGCACGAAACGCGATCGCAGAAACTCTACGTTAGAATCGAGCAGATTGTCAGCGCAGATGACGTCTGTTTCATACGAGAATATAAGTGTTAAAGATACAAAAGACGTTAATTTTGTGTCTGTGAAAAAGGCAAAACATTTCAGTCGAAAGTGTGGATCGCTCCGATACATGGAATGCTCAGCTCTTGAGGGAACTGGTGTAACGGAAGTGTTCTCGGTTGCTATGGAAGTAGCGGTGGCGCCTGTGCGTAAAAGGCCACATAactttattttaagtattaaatctatttttagaaagAAATCTCAGTCCAAAAGAAGGTTATTTACTTCAAAGCCGGATTGTTTTGAGAATAAGAACATATAA
- the LOC127872118 gene encoding cell division control protein 42 homolog, which yields MRMNEKRRGEVKCVIVGDGAVGKTSMLMSYTTGGIKMDYIPTCFDCYTVDVSVGEMQHTMSIIDTAGQETYDRLRTLSYYDTDVFVICFSVADEDSFNNVKTKWIPEIRQYRPGTPFILVS from the exons ATGCGCATGAACGAGAAGCGGCGAGGTGAGGTGAAGTGCGTCATCGTCGGCGACGGCGCGGTCGGCAAGACGAGCATGCTGATGAGCTACACCACGGGCGGCATCAAGATGGACTACATCCCCACGTGCTTCGACTGTTACACAG TGGACGTGTCTGTTGGCGAAATGCAACACACCATGAGCATCATAGACACAGCCGGACAG GAGACTTACGATCGATTGAGGACCCTCTCGTACTACGACACCGATGTTTTCGTCATCTGCTTTTCGGTAGCAGACGAAGATTCCTTCAACAACGTTAAAACAAAATGGATTCCGGAAATACGTCAGTACCGACCGGGAACACCGTTTATTCTC GTTTCCTAa